One genomic window of Quercus robur chromosome 6, dhQueRobu3.1, whole genome shotgun sequence includes the following:
- the LOC126689375 gene encoding protein TIME FOR COFFEE isoform X3, translated as MDRNREARRATMAATNGLTRRRHRSGSLRDSPEEDGPVELQETARLRDRGGSGKKDRDRDRDRDRDRERDRDRDRLSRSKRRRGDRLLHGSNREDGGDESSEESVNDEEEDEDDEVVIGGGNGGGVASSVRMLPPNPSPLSSSTNSLSNHRKSFPPPAKVFRAAPTWKAPDEMIGVSVPRKARSASTKRSHESWAGGSGGGGGVVGGEQIHRQASTSPVRHTGLVSMAAASPAPASPSSSNASVRKKMPNGPKLRPPKSTTKSSSSAAQDEIEIEIAEVLYGMLRQPQGLSKQDSFTNDSREANKSSTDAKSRVSSPISNSTSTLPHSSSLLPQNSSSSVTPISTVATAPKRKKPRPVKYDDENSTIFTGRNSPISATTKAEMDQSAKMETSEKNTGSAAENGGVSYELGSSQVVQPPSLEVAQPESSMMIKPESNVLSDSKALTNESENKDVGVSKEEPQSPKKEAPVVRLDDNRDDAKANKANLTTTEVESHKEEKFQIDLMAPPPLRSSPERDGETEFVAVDPKAMVTDVEMEIKPQVKEDEKVVKTIGKEETVNVESEKPKIVAVEEAESHKPVVAPKERNIDLQLDLEKTDRDSGTASVSGNNKSHFHHNVQKQQQSQHTHNEKIAQTSSLPLPMSVPGWPGGLPPMGRYMAPLQGVVSMDGSTVSPAPIQPPNLLFTQPRPKRCATHCYIARNILYHQQIARMNPFWPAAAGSASIYGAKPGNLNVVPSAELHGNIAGRVVNPTQDKGQSLAMFPAHSGGKDNKGSQAANIVDATQRKQILLQQTVPQGAPNNIMGPAFIFPLSQQQAVAAASVRSGSVKPPSAGSAASSSTSNSAAVSAAATAAAAAAAPAMSFNYANMTGNETQYLAILQNSPYPFPIPGHVGASAYRATHGQAMPFFNSFYPSQMIHHSQIHQQQQQPPAQSQQSQQQGHQNASISSGSSSSQKHLQNQQQRQHGNGVNVSSGNLQGFPAPKNQPSQSLQRQQQQQQQNQQVPHQARQLESEMGGEDSPSTADSRVSRANMSFYAPPNFPMPIHPSNFAVMAPAPMGGASGTNNASGSHNEKKQQQQSHQQGSKAGVEPQAFAMSFPSINGTNTGPSIDISTIPQNLPFLQNYQYIAAPPQKRNYRVSEEGKTGGDSSIVEEERKAMPGKGQSIVGQSIAFSSRPDLTDTSVTTITGNTVVDSSARTLNLGSATARASGSVMPTSISSVTASQQLMNQRNPQQQQQQQQMILMQKQNQIVQNQIVQNQIAQNQAAAAAARSKTQATSNGSVYSDHLPSSSSMGTKFANALSSFPQNLVQTSCSPTQSPQWKNSLRTTTSQVPSPSLSSSTSSSLKNHPQQQGRTQQSHGQISFAANTKSSTAQGQQPPSRNQSPSPPIMVGSPTTSMSKSAGGSPRTTASTSTANKAGQASTLSSQQGKNSPSVPSRKSSPVGGRNVASILGNPHITSYSSTSTKSQLPQQQQQQLLPQQLSKQSIPIQTQIQSHMYLNGYLQQAQVAQSTNNASSASTASGYFHQRNRREQQQQQPNVSSGTSSTGMLSLCPPVTLANTSTSDPAKVVAANSNMKGGISSQILQVGPYGIAQSSGNPHQLLPAGFPYAVPTSVQVKPAEQKQPAGE; from the exons ATGGATAGGAACAGAGAAGCGAGGAGAGCAACCATGGCGGCGACAAACGGTTTAACTAGACGGAGACATAGAAGTGGTAGTCTCAGAGACTCCCCAG aGGAAGATGGTCCGGTAGAGTTACAGGAAACAGCGAGGCTAAGAGATCGAGGAGGTAGCGGAAAGAAAGATCGCGATCGTGATCGGGACCGGGACAGAGACCGAGAGCGTGATCGAGATAGAGATCGGTTGAGTCGGAGCAAGAGGAGGCGAGGAGATAGGTTATTGCACGGTAGCAATAGAGAAGATGGCGGTGACGAGAGCTCTGAAGAGAGTGTAAATgacgaagaagaagacgaagacgaCGAAGTCGTAATAGGTGGAGGAAACGGCGGTGGTGTAGCCTCTTCTGTTAGAATGCTTCCGCCGAATCCATCACCTTTATCGTCTTCAACAAACTCGTTATCTAATCACCGGAAGAGCTTTCCTCCGCCGGCCAAAGTTTTTAGAGCAGCGCCGACGTGGAAAGCTCCCGATGAAATGATTGGCGTGTCGGTGCCCCGAAAAGCTCGCTCTG cGTCAACGAAGAGGTCACATGAATCTTGGGCTGGTGGAAGTGGAGGCGGAGGAGGAGTTGTTGGTGGAGAGCAAATTCACCGGCAAGCTTCGACATCGCCGGTGAGACACACCGGCCTCGTGTCGATGGCGGCAGCGTCGCCAGCTCCGGCCTCTCCgtcttcttccaatgcttcggTTCGGAAGAAGATG CCTAATGGACCGAAACTGCGGCCGCCGAAATCGACGACGAAGTCGTCATCTTCAGCAGCTCAGGATGAGATCGAGATAGAGATTGCAGAGGTGTTGTATGGGATGTTGAGACAGCCACAAGGACTTTCAAAACAAGATAGCTTTACCAATGATTCCAGAGAAGCCAATAAATCATCCACTGATGCTAAATCCAGAGTCTCTTCGCCGATCTCCAACTCAACCTCAACACTACCtcactcttcttctcttttacCTCAAAATTCTAGCTCCTCAGTCACTCCTATATCCACCGTTG CAACGGCGCCGAAGAGGAAAAAGCCAAGACCGGTGAAGTACGATGATGAAAACTCGACGATTTTCACGGGCCGGAACAGTCCCATTTCGGCTACAACTAAGGCAGAGATGGATCAGTCAGCGAAAATGGAAACGTCGGAGAAGAACACGGGATCTGCAGCCGAAAATGGAGGAGTTTCGTACGAATTGGGAAGCTCTCAAGTTGTACAACCACCATCGTTGGAGGTAGCACAGCCAGAGTCTTCGATGATGATTAAGCCAGAGAGTAATGTTTTATCGGATTCGAAAGCTTTGACTAACGAATCGGAGAATAAAGATGTTGGTGTGAGTAAAGAGGAGCCTCAGTCGCCCAAGAAGGAAGCTCCTGTAGTCAGATTGGATGACAATCGTGACGATGCGAAAGCGAATAAAGC GAATTTAACTACAACTGAGGTGGAGAGTCACAAAGAAGAAAAGTTCCAGATAGATCTGATG GCTCCTCCTCCGTTAAGATCGTCACCAGAAAGGGATGGTGAGACTGAATTTGTGGCCGTAGATCCTAAGGCTATGGTCACAGATGTTGAAATG GAAATTAAGCCTCAGGtaaaggaagatgaaaaggTTGTGAAAACAATAGGCAAGGAAGAGACAGTCAATGTTGAAAGCGAGAAGCCTAAAATTGTAGCAGTAGAAGAAGCTGAATCACACAAGCCAGTTGTTGCTCCTAAGGAGAGGAACATCGATCTTCAGCTTGACTTGGAAAAGACTGATAGAGATAGCGGCACCGCTAGTGTAAGCGGCAACAACAAGTCACACTTTCACCATAATGTTCAGAAGCAGCAGCAGTCACAGCACACTCACAATGAAAAAATTG cccaAACGAGCTCTCTACCTCTACCAATGTCTGTACCTGGGTGGCCAGGTGGACTTCCTCCCATGGG CAGATATATGGCACCATTACAAGGAGTTGTATCCATGGATGGGAGCACCGTATCTCCTGCACCTATCCAA CCTCCAAATTTGCTTTTTACGCAACCTAGGCCTAAGAGATGTGCAACGCACTGCTACATTGCTCGGAATATACTGTATCACCAGCAAATTGCGAGAATGAATCCTTTCTGGCCTGCAGCGGCTGGTTCTGCATCCATATATGGGGCTAAGCCCGGAAATCTCAATGTGGTTCCGTCAGCTGAATTGCATGGAAACATTGCCGGTAGAGTGGTGAACCCTACCCAGGACAAGGGTCAGAGTCTCGCTATGTTTCCAGCTCATTCTGGGGGAAAGGATAATAAAGGTTCTCAAGCAGCCAACATTGTGGATGCTACACAGAGAAAGCAGATTTTGCTTCAGCAAACAGTGCCCCAAGGAGCACCTAATAATATCATG GGTCCTGCTTTCATTTTCCCTCTGAGCCAGCAACAAGCAGTTGCAGCTGCTTCTGTCCGATCTGGTTCTGTAAAGCCTCCTTCTGCCGGGAGTGCTGCTTCATCAAGTACATCAAATTCTGCTGCAGTGAGTGCAGCAGCAACggcggcagcagcagcagcagcccCAGCAATGAGCTTCAACTACGCAAATATGACTGGGAATGAAACTCAGTATTTGGCAATTTTGCAGAATAGTCCATATCCGTTCCCAATTCCAGGTCATGTTGGTGCATCAGCTTATAGAGCAACCCATGGTCAGGCAATGCCATTCTTCAATTCCTTCTATCCTTCTCAAATGATCCATCATTCACAGATTCATCAGCAACAGCAGCAACCACCTGCTCAATCACAACAAAGCCAACAACAAGGTCATCAGAATGCAAGTATTTCCAGTGGTTCCTCGTCTTCTCAGAAGCACTTGCAGAATCAGCAGCAGAGGCAACATGGCAATGGAGTTAATGTTAGTAGTGGAAATTTGCAAGGGTTTCCTGCGCCCAAAAACCAGCCTTCACAGTCACTACagcggcagcagcagcagcaacagcagaATCAGCAGGTCCCTCATCAGGCACGCCAACTTGAGTCTGAAATGGGTGGGGAAGATAGTCCCTCAACTGCTGATAGCCGTGTTTCTCGGGCGAATATGAGTTTTTATGCTCCCCCTAATTTTCCAATGCCAATACACCCATCTAACTTCGCTGTGATGGCTCCTGCACCAATGGGTGGTGCCAGTGGCACCAATAATGCAAGTGGTAGTCATAATGAAAAGAAACAGCAGCAGCAGTCACATCAGCAGGGCTCAAAGGCTGGAGTAGAGCCTCAAGCTTTTGCCATGTCTTTTCCTTCCATTAATGGTACTAATACCGGGCCTAGCATTGACATCTCAACCATTCCACAGaatcttccttttcttcaaaATTATCAGTATATTGCTGCCCCGCCGCAGAAGAGGAATTACCGTGTTTCTGAAGAAGGGAAAACTGGAGGTGATTCTTCTAtagttgaagaagaaagaaaagccATGCCAGGAAAGGGTCAGTCAATAGTGGGACAGTCTATTGCTTTCTCCTCTAGGCCAGATTTGACTGATACATCCGTTACCACAATAACGGGCAATACTGTTGTTGATAGCTCTGCAAGAACTCTTAATCTTGGGTCTGCTACTGCACGGGCTTCTGGTTCTGTTATGCCTACTTCCATTAGCAGTGTTACTGCTTCTCAGCAGCTAATGAATCAGCGGAATccacagcagcagcagcagcagcagcaaatGATTCTGATGCAGAAGCAGAATCAAATTGTACAGAATCAAATTGTACAGAATCAAATTGCGCAGAATcaagcagcagcagcagcagctcGGAGCAAAACTCAAGCAACGAGTAATGGTAGTGTTTACTCGGATCACCTTCCTTCATCGTCTTCTATGGGCACAAAGTTTGCTAatgctctctcttctttcccCCAAAACCTTGTTCAAACCAGCTGCAGCCCAACTCAATCTCCTCAGTGGAAGAATTCTTTAAGGACAACCACTTCCCAAGTTCCTTCTCCGTCTCTGTCCTCTTCAACCTCCTCATCCCTTAAAAACCATCCTCAACAGCAAGGTAGGACCCAACAAAGCCATGGGCAGATATCATTTGCGGCTAATACGAAATCATCAACAGCACAAGGGCAACAACCTCCCAGTCGCAACCAGTCTCCATCGCCACCAATTATGGTTGGCTCGCCCACAACTTCTATGTCAAAGAGTGCTGGTGGAAGCCCAAGGACAACTGCCTCCACTTCCACTGCTAACAAAGCTGGCCAAGCTTCTACATTGTCATCCCAGCAGGGCAAGAACTCACCTTCGGTGCCTAGCCGGAAGTCATCCCCGGTTGGGGGAAGGAATGTTGCATCAATCCTTGGAAACCCCCATATCACCTCTTATTCGAGCACTTCAACTAAATCTCAATTGCCAcagcaacagcagcagcagctgCTGCCCCAGCAGTTATCAAAGCAATCGATCCCGATCCAAACCCAGATCCAATCCCATATGTACTTAAATGGTTATCTTCAACAAGCCCAAGTAGCACAGTCAACTAATAACGCTTCCTCTGCATCAACTGCAAGTGGGTATTTTCATCAAAGAAACCGCCGtgaacagcagcagcagcagccaAATGTGTCATCGGGTACATCCTCAACTGGGATGTTGTCGTTGTGCCCTCCAGTCACACTTGCTAACACCAGCACTTCTGATCCTGCCAAGGTAGTTGCGGCTAATAGCAACATGAAAGGTGGTATATCCTCACAGATTCTCCAAGTTGGCCCATATGGTATTGCACAATCCTCTGGGAACCCGCATCAGCTTTTGCCTGCTGGCTTCCCCTATGCTGTTCCCACCTCAGTTCAGGTGAAGCCGGCAGAGCAGAAACAACCTGCTGGTGAGTGA